One stretch of Gloeocapsa sp. DLM2.Bin57 DNA includes these proteins:
- a CDS encoding biopolymer transporter ExbD translates to MSQKIPPKSTLLARPLKLWQDQSSQEEVRLEILPLIDVIFCILTFFILAAVTFSRQQAINLDLPSASTGQPQVNEMLVVSLDQNGQVYIEQQMVTNEQLIQTLRNYYLINPRGLVVLHASRETRYNEVVELLDLLRTFGGDRVALATLPLDSQEPFSPILP, encoded by the coding sequence ATGAGTCAAAAAATCCCCCCAAAATCAACTCTTTTAGCTCGTCCTCTGAAATTATGGCAAGATCAATCTAGCCAAGAAGAGGTACGCTTAGAAATTTTACCATTAATTGATGTTATTTTCTGTATTTTAACCTTTTTTATCCTGGCTGCGGTTACTTTTTCCCGACAACAAGCGATTAATCTGGATTTACCTAGCGCTAGTACAGGACAACCTCAAGTTAATGAGATGTTAGTAGTTAGTTTAGATCAAAATGGTCAGGTTTATATAGAACAACAAATGGTAACTAATGAGCAGTTAATTCAAACTTTGCGAAATTATTATTTGATTAATCCTCGGGGTTTGGTAGTGCTACACGCTTCTAGAGAAACTCGTTACAATGAAGTGGTAGAGTTATTAGATTTATTACGTACTTTTGGGGGCGATCGCGTCGCTTTAGCTACTCTTCCCCTGGATTCACAAGAACCCTTTAGCCCTATTTTACCCTAA